A portion of the Pseudarthrobacter defluvii genome contains these proteins:
- a CDS encoding acetamidase/formamidase family protein translates to MAIHGLHAAPETTADAYSPAHSPVLVVDPGDTIVVGSLDASGYLSRQTTPGEQQPRMFAERRGHCLTGPIAIRGAVPGDMLALHLVDLRPGEWGWTVAGARESPITKRLEVGTDAPSWLLWDLDCELGTATESRGFRRSLAPFLGVMGLAPAEEGEHSTIPPRAATAGNIDCRELVAGSTLYIPVAVPDALLYLGDGHAAQGDGEVGGTAIECPMRTEAIVEIAQDRPVAALHAESPGGKITFGFNEDLNLAMGDALDAMVTWMTTIYSVDKPTALALAGTVVDLRVTQVANQVWGVHAVLPNGVLT, encoded by the coding sequence ATGGCGATCCACGGGCTCCACGCCGCCCCCGAAACCACCGCCGACGCGTATTCGCCGGCCCACAGCCCGGTGCTCGTCGTCGATCCGGGGGACACGATAGTCGTGGGTTCCTTGGACGCGTCGGGCTACCTTTCCCGGCAGACGACGCCGGGGGAGCAGCAACCCCGCATGTTCGCTGAGCGGCGGGGGCACTGCCTCACCGGACCCATCGCGATTCGGGGAGCGGTGCCGGGCGACATGCTCGCGCTGCACCTCGTCGATCTCCGCCCGGGGGAATGGGGATGGACCGTCGCCGGTGCCCGCGAATCCCCGATCACCAAGCGGCTCGAAGTCGGCACGGACGCGCCGTCGTGGCTGCTGTGGGACCTCGACTGCGAGCTCGGTACGGCCACGGAGAGCCGCGGCTTCCGCCGTTCGCTCGCGCCATTCCTCGGGGTGATGGGACTCGCCCCCGCGGAAGAGGGCGAGCATTCGACCATCCCTCCGCGCGCCGCGACCGCCGGCAACATCGACTGCCGCGAGCTCGTGGCAGGCTCTACCCTCTACATCCCGGTCGCGGTGCCCGACGCGCTGCTCTATCTCGGCGACGGTCACGCAGCCCAGGGCGACGGCGAGGTCGGCGGCACAGCCATCGAGTGCCCCATGCGCACCGAGGCCATCGTCGAGATCGCGCAGGACCGGCCAGTCGCGGCGCTCCACGCCGAGTCGCCCGGCGGCAAAATCACCTTCGGCTTCAACGAAGACCTCAACCTCGCGATGGGCGATGCTCTGGATGCCATGGTGACCTGGATGACCACGATCTACTCGGTCGACAAGCCCACGGCACTCGCCCTCGCGGGCACTGTCGTCGATCTGCGGGTAACCCAGGTCGCCAACCAGGTCTGGGGGGTGCACGCCGTGCTGCCGAACGGCGTGCTCACGTGA
- a CDS encoding sugar kinase: MPHTPVATAPNEAAPRLITIGETMMMLTPEYAEPLATARNVSLHPGGAESNVASHAAHLGVSSAWVSMLGDDVLGHRIRRSVAAHGVDTRWVNLDPTAPTGVYFKDPGHGVLYYRRGSAASRMNADTLADVPLEDAAIVHLSGITTALSQSCAELVDAVFKRVTPSAASLSFDINYRPSLWPAGAAAPALRALANRADIVFVGLDEAQSLWGCTTAQEVRTVLPAAERLIVKDSDVGATEFSAGSHTFEPAIPTEVIEAVGAGDAFAAGYLCSALRGDDAHERLRAGHERARLVLLSTSDFIADPAPSAPSSIYADTTD, encoded by the coding sequence ATGCCTCACACTCCCGTAGCAACAGCGCCTAACGAGGCTGCCCCACGCTTGATCACCATTGGCGAGACAATGATGATGCTCACCCCCGAATACGCCGAACCGCTGGCTACGGCACGGAACGTCTCCCTTCACCCAGGTGGAGCGGAATCGAACGTAGCCAGTCACGCAGCGCATCTCGGCGTTTCGTCAGCATGGGTAAGCATGCTGGGCGACGACGTTCTAGGACACCGTATCCGGCGCTCGGTAGCAGCACACGGCGTGGACACCCGCTGGGTCAACTTGGACCCGACGGCACCAACGGGTGTGTACTTCAAAGACCCAGGACACGGAGTGCTCTACTACCGCCGCGGATCCGCCGCCTCCCGAATGAACGCGGACACCCTCGCAGACGTCCCGCTCGAAGACGCCGCCATAGTCCATCTCTCAGGGATCACAACCGCACTGTCACAGTCCTGCGCCGAACTCGTAGATGCGGTATTCAAGCGAGTCACCCCCAGCGCCGCATCGTTAAGCTTCGACATCAACTACCGGCCTTCCCTCTGGCCCGCAGGCGCTGCTGCACCAGCCCTACGCGCCTTGGCGAACCGGGCAGACATCGTCTTTGTCGGCCTCGACGAAGCACAATCTCTTTGGGGCTGCACCACCGCACAGGAAGTCCGAACGGTCCTTCCCGCCGCCGAGCGGCTCATAGTGAAAGACAGCGACGTCGGCGCCACAGAATTCAGCGCCGGTTCACACACGTTCGAACCAGCCATCCCCACCGAGGTGATCGAGGCCGTCGGAGCGGGCGACGCGTTCGCAGCAGGCTACCTCTGCTCAGCACTCCGAGGCGATGACGCCCACGAACGACTGCGCGCGGGCCACGAACGAGCCCGCCTTGTGCTGCTTTCCACGAGCGACTTCATCGCCGACCCTGCCCCGTCCGCCCCAAGCTCCATCTATGCGGACACCACCGACTGA
- a CDS encoding DUF6119 family protein, producing the protein MAAKTGITPPIYKIDSEAANEFFGGSFSARELPAKLINRYNKDKGVETYALEGSAELDGCDLQLYRNVKTRPSTSSWVKFFDGSGIELEDIQNQMQHLVCFVAVDGELYAYTAGQSAVSFERFIDISFPIEVGRRVAKAEIKGAKSSQITGSTLASDVHFRDPRRITYAESLDNVWMALSGQLRASVLGEVVLKDIFGPKSKIRLDVTSAIRLGPRIESPQKLIALIRWLAAKSDEPLPNDDPWAGLDAIKVLNPRKKKDLIEKLRKALADRIFVKQDWSNMTVSHVEASLYDNATSYAVIQGDAVLYEEDTQPELSDIVGRMTVDAVNVLSNFSSVIIQTENSDYFQGISTTAPLMNHLHGEIRHDGKTYFLLAGKWYEVDATYIEQITKDFLEILTSLELDPASVGLREWKQERSEGEYNETASKAQVFINGDRVLTDNIELFDGLVSDGTTTYIVHVKRNFDVKVRDVRSQVINSAQIIENDLRIGTMAKLKQHHSRLVSRKRTDFSEDEFLALFENPRVYVVAYGSEVKVDETTINQFGSSVARMEIVSLNNQFRQISSAESQAKLRVAWVKIVK; encoded by the coding sequence TTGGCAGCAAAAACAGGCATCACTCCGCCGATCTATAAGATCGATTCGGAAGCAGCAAACGAGTTTTTTGGCGGATCTTTCTCTGCCAGAGAGTTACCAGCTAAACTTATCAACCGTTACAACAAGGACAAAGGTGTTGAAACGTATGCCCTGGAGGGTAGCGCGGAGCTCGATGGATGTGATCTACAGCTCTACCGGAATGTGAAGACGCGTCCAAGTACGAGTAGCTGGGTCAAGTTTTTCGACGGATCTGGGATTGAGCTGGAAGATATCCAGAATCAAATGCAACACCTGGTTTGTTTCGTGGCGGTGGATGGTGAACTCTACGCCTACACGGCAGGTCAGTCAGCCGTCTCGTTCGAGCGATTCATCGATATCTCGTTTCCTATCGAGGTTGGTCGTCGGGTGGCCAAAGCAGAGATAAAGGGAGCGAAATCGAGCCAGATAACTGGAAGTACGCTGGCGAGTGATGTTCACTTCCGCGATCCTCGTCGCATCACGTACGCGGAGTCCTTGGATAACGTATGGATGGCCCTTAGCGGTCAGCTCCGGGCCTCCGTGCTCGGCGAGGTAGTACTGAAGGACATATTCGGACCGAAGTCCAAAATCCGCCTGGATGTCACGAGCGCCATCCGGCTGGGACCACGCATTGAGTCGCCTCAAAAGCTGATCGCCCTCATCCGCTGGCTAGCTGCTAAATCGGATGAGCCCCTTCCCAACGACGACCCCTGGGCCGGGCTTGATGCCATCAAGGTCCTGAACCCGCGAAAAAAGAAGGACCTGATCGAAAAACTCAGGAAAGCTCTCGCGGATCGCATATTCGTCAAGCAGGACTGGTCCAATATGACGGTCTCCCATGTCGAGGCTTCCCTATACGACAACGCCACGTCCTACGCCGTAATCCAAGGTGACGCGGTCCTCTATGAAGAAGACACGCAACCAGAATTGTCCGATATCGTTGGCCGCATGACGGTGGACGCCGTTAACGTCCTTAGCAACTTTTCGTCGGTGATAATTCAGACCGAAAATTCAGACTATTTTCAGGGTATCTCCACCACTGCGCCGCTTATGAACCATCTCCACGGTGAGATTCGTCACGACGGCAAGACATATTTTCTTCTGGCCGGTAAGTGGTACGAAGTGGATGCAACCTATATCGAGCAGATAACCAAGGATTTTCTCGAAATTTTGACATCTCTGGAATTGGACCCTGCGAGTGTTGGCTTGAGGGAATGGAAGCAGGAGCGTTCGGAGGGCGAGTATAACGAGACTGCGAGCAAGGCCCAGGTTTTTATTAACGGTGACAGGGTCCTGACTGACAACATTGAACTCTTTGATGGCTTGGTCTCGGACGGGACGACAACATATATAGTGCACGTGAAGCGGAACTTTGACGTAAAGGTTCGCGATGTGCGCTCCCAAGTCATCAACTCCGCTCAGATTATCGAAAATGATCTTCGCATCGGAACGATGGCTAAACTCAAGCAACATCATTCGCGGCTTGTGAGCCGGAAGCGCACAGATTTTTCCGAGGATGAATTTCTAGCACTTTTTGAGAATCCGCGGGTGTACGTCGTGGCTTACGGCAGTGAGGTCAAGGTTGATGAGACCACCATCAATCAGTTTGGCTCTAGCGTCGCCCGCATGGAGATAGTCTCCCTAAATAATCAGTTTCGTCAAATCAGCAGCGCAGAATCTCAGGCCAAGCTGCGGGTCGCATGGGTCAAGATTGTCAAATAG
- a CDS encoding bifunctional 4-hydroxy-2-oxoglutarate aldolase/2-dehydro-3-deoxy-phosphogluconate aldolase, with protein sequence MIENEQFTEIFATAPLMAILRGMGTERSLAVAATAWDLGIDVVELPIQTPEDIQALTTVTAAARERGMVVGAGTVVSLEHVRIASDAGAAFTVSPGFDLEVVRASSEAGMPPMPGVATPTEVQMALKSGLTWLKAFPASVLGASWIRAMHGPFPHAKFVTTGGMDAANAGEFLRAGARVVAVGSALEDSSQLPKLAALLESDRQTKSGPFS encoded by the coding sequence ATGATTGAAAACGAGCAGTTCACCGAGATATTCGCAACAGCACCGCTCATGGCAATCCTTCGAGGCATGGGGACCGAACGTAGTCTCGCTGTCGCGGCCACCGCTTGGGACCTCGGCATCGACGTCGTCGAACTCCCCATCCAGACACCTGAAGACATCCAAGCATTGACGACCGTCACCGCGGCCGCACGCGAAAGGGGAATGGTGGTAGGAGCCGGCACCGTCGTCTCCCTTGAGCACGTCCGGATTGCGTCGGACGCAGGGGCGGCGTTCACAGTGAGCCCAGGTTTTGACCTCGAGGTTGTCCGCGCCTCGTCAGAAGCTGGAATGCCGCCGATGCCGGGGGTGGCCACTCCGACTGAGGTGCAGATGGCACTGAAGTCGGGACTGACCTGGCTCAAGGCATTCCCTGCATCAGTGCTCGGAGCCTCCTGGATCCGCGCTATGCACGGACCATTCCCCCACGCCAAATTCGTTACGACCGGCGGCATGGACGCCGCAAACGCCGGCGAGTTCCTGCGAGCCGGAGCACGCGTCGTCGCTGTCGGCTCGGCACTGGAAGACTCATCCCAACTGCCCAAGCTCGCCGCCCTGCTCGAGAGCGACAGGCAGACCAAGTCCGGCCCGTTCTCGTGA
- a CDS encoding AAA family ATPase, with the protein MARADLLLDLVDAERRGDRDRFRVLVEAVIAEERANQHHLLADRLSEIITTTGQGLVRDDRAAAIRDLVQEVVPNRRLNELELATVPQRVVSELLEEQKRADLLRSYGIEPRNRLLLSGPPGNGKTSVAEAIASELMLPFYVIRYEGVVSSFLGETAARLDNAFEFARTRRCVLFFDELDTIAKERSDEHETGEIKRVVSTLLLQIDRLPAHVVFVGATNHSELLDRAAWRRFQIRAELEPPGRSQATRFLERLAARLGGDLGFSPRTLADKLAGASYAELEEFALDVRRRAVLELPDNNLRRIVQERLEHRRGLLTD; encoded by the coding sequence ATGGCGCGCGCGGACTTGCTGCTGGACCTTGTCGATGCTGAGCGTCGCGGTGACCGGGATCGTTTCCGTGTTCTCGTTGAGGCGGTCATCGCCGAGGAGCGAGCGAACCAGCACCATCTCCTGGCCGACCGACTCTCAGAGATCATAACCACTACCGGTCAGGGGCTCGTTCGGGACGACCGTGCCGCCGCGATCCGCGACCTGGTCCAAGAGGTGGTCCCAAACCGACGTCTAAATGAACTCGAACTTGCCACAGTCCCACAGCGCGTCGTGTCAGAGCTCCTCGAGGAACAGAAGCGCGCAGACCTCCTCCGCAGCTACGGAATTGAACCACGCAACAGACTTCTCCTCTCTGGTCCTCCAGGAAACGGCAAGACCAGTGTCGCCGAAGCCATCGCCTCAGAGCTGATGCTTCCCTTCTACGTGATCCGGTACGAGGGGGTCGTGTCTAGTTTCCTCGGAGAGACCGCCGCCCGTCTTGATAACGCGTTTGAGTTTGCGCGCACGCGTCGTTGTGTCTTGTTCTTTGACGAACTCGACACGATCGCAAAAGAGCGTTCTGACGAACACGAGACCGGCGAAATCAAGCGTGTTGTCTCGACGTTACTGCTGCAGATAGACAGGCTTCCGGCTCACGTTGTCTTTGTAGGTGCCACGAACCACAGTGAGCTTCTTGACCGCGCTGCGTGGCGGCGATTCCAAATAAGGGCCGAGTTGGAGCCACCGGGCCGGTCACAGGCCACACGATTCCTGGAACGACTTGCTGCACGACTTGGCGGAGACCTTGGCTTTTCTCCGCGGACCCTGGCCGACAAACTTGCAGGGGCGAGTTACGCCGAGCTGGAGGAATTTGCACTGGATGTGCGGCGTCGCGCGGTACTCGAGTTACCGGATAATAACCTGAGACGCATAGTTCAGGAACGCCTCGAACATCGGAGAGGCCTCCTAACAGATTGA
- a CDS encoding rhodanese-like domain-containing protein — MTSQSHVLAFVDAKLAYEIDAVAAAQAQASGGALIIDTRKQHSWNHGHIKGALHLSANSLDTQLATLPRDQTLIVYGWGPGCNGATPTARRLIIEGFNVRELIGGYEYWIRNGFPVEQEGQVAPRRTDPLVTAETHQY; from the coding sequence GTGACATCGCAAAGCCACGTCCTGGCCTTCGTAGACGCGAAACTCGCCTACGAAATCGACGCCGTCGCAGCCGCCCAGGCGCAGGCCAGCGGCGGCGCCCTGATAATCGATACCCGCAAACAGCACTCTTGGAATCACGGTCACATCAAAGGCGCCCTGCACCTATCCGCCAACAGCCTCGACACGCAACTCGCAACCTTGCCTCGGGACCAAACGCTCATCGTCTACGGATGGGGTCCCGGCTGCAACGGCGCCACCCCCACCGCGCGCCGCCTGATCATCGAGGGGTTCAACGTACGCGAACTCATCGGCGGATACGAATACTGGATCCGGAACGGCTTCCCCGTCGAACAGGAGGGCCAGGTCGCACCTCGCAGGACCGACCCGCTGGTCACCGCTGAGACGCACCAGTACTAA
- a CDS encoding S8 family peptidase gives MPRLSKPTAKRQGDRLTPKFGELKAAFDAERARLSPDMPDEVDPTLVVVFDLAGSVKDFRNAINRVEGLEFLTELLGDLADADEDFFMTARNTDTADKPVSHSLYLVMSNVKAIDELLRLFALWQANPAASFEHGLGKFKSAFQQLASIRRWGPEDRVRETGLLERWREDLEAAGQWISTVVVEIELWFRRDAAQRTAAEAHVEEIVVSSGGQILDRSQIGEIEYHAMLAELPIQQVEAVLADGAAAIRLLTANEIMFVSPFTPMSVEPATLEPVTTTNVPPTDRVPGLPRIALLDGLPFANHNSLAGRLLIDDPDGLEEEYSVSARSHGTAMASLIIHGDLTAGEEPLDRPLYVRPIMRPHEFNPNHEQVIPNRLFTDLLHKAVRRLYVDEKGGEGVAASVRVINLSIGAPARALTRRMSPVGRLLDWLALTYNLLFVVSAGNHLDSITIPAGAAHDVESARSAATRAVYEATLLRGMLPPGDAMNALTIGAVHDDSLGDLEIPDTAWDITHRGAPAHYTATGPGVDRSVKPDLHHAGGRALYVRPIVQPGVTEVSLQLASTGQTGPGLQVATPGRNGATDHTDFTIGSSNATALVTREASRLFDVLESRTASPEDAPLPDAQYHPLLVRALLAHAGSWGDWEARLGRELGLDRRQLTAILGYGRLDVSRLGVAATNRAVLVAGGHIARDERQTYELPLPPSLSARAEWHRFTITLAYMVPTVGQLTRYRSAKVYFDTPDTNLAGGDRVQGNHIMTRKGSLQHEIVQGTRAMVFGEGDSFPIHVECMDDAERFGRGKAVRYALVVSVETADRTSTTIHDEVRARLRQRARTAVRGRVQG, from the coding sequence ATGCCGCGCCTATCCAAACCCACGGCTAAGCGGCAAGGCGACCGGCTTACACCAAAGTTTGGGGAACTGAAGGCGGCATTCGACGCGGAACGGGCCCGTCTTTCGCCGGATATGCCGGATGAAGTCGACCCCACTCTCGTGGTCGTTTTTGATCTTGCCGGTAGTGTGAAGGACTTCCGGAACGCAATCAACAGGGTTGAAGGTCTGGAGTTCCTCACTGAGCTCCTCGGTGACCTGGCTGATGCGGACGAAGACTTCTTCATGACTGCGCGCAATACTGACACTGCCGATAAGCCGGTCTCGCACTCGCTGTATCTGGTGATGTCTAACGTCAAAGCGATTGACGAGTTACTTCGGTTGTTTGCCCTGTGGCAGGCAAACCCGGCAGCGTCATTTGAGCACGGTTTGGGAAAGTTCAAATCCGCTTTTCAGCAATTGGCTTCGATCCGCCGATGGGGGCCCGAAGACCGCGTTCGTGAAACCGGCTTGCTGGAGCGCTGGCGAGAGGACCTCGAAGCAGCCGGGCAATGGATCAGCACTGTTGTCGTCGAGATTGAGTTGTGGTTTCGGCGGGATGCCGCTCAACGAACTGCCGCTGAGGCTCACGTCGAGGAGATCGTTGTCAGCAGCGGCGGGCAGATCCTCGACCGATCGCAGATCGGTGAGATCGAATACCATGCGATGCTGGCAGAACTGCCGATCCAGCAGGTCGAGGCCGTCCTCGCTGACGGCGCTGCCGCTATCCGGCTCCTCACGGCGAACGAGATCATGTTCGTCAGCCCGTTCACTCCGATGAGCGTAGAGCCGGCGACACTCGAGCCCGTGACGACCACCAATGTTCCACCGACCGATCGAGTGCCGGGACTTCCACGTATTGCGTTGTTAGACGGGCTGCCCTTCGCGAATCATAACTCCCTTGCAGGCCGTCTCCTGATTGATGATCCCGACGGGCTCGAGGAGGAGTACAGCGTTTCGGCGCGCAGCCACGGCACCGCCATGGCGTCGCTAATCATCCACGGTGATCTCACCGCAGGTGAGGAACCACTTGACCGGCCTCTGTACGTTAGACCCATCATGCGCCCCCATGAGTTCAATCCCAACCACGAGCAGGTCATCCCCAACCGACTGTTTACGGATTTGCTCCACAAAGCCGTCAGGCGCCTATACGTCGATGAAAAGGGTGGGGAGGGAGTCGCCGCAAGCGTCCGCGTGATAAACCTGTCCATCGGCGCACCAGCTCGCGCCCTCACCCGAAGAATGAGCCCCGTCGGGCGGCTCCTCGACTGGCTGGCACTCACCTATAACCTTTTGTTTGTCGTGAGTGCTGGTAATCACCTGGACTCGATAACCATCCCAGCCGGGGCAGCACATGATGTAGAGTCGGCTCGATCTGCAGCGACCCGGGCCGTTTACGAAGCAACTTTGCTGAGGGGTATGCTGCCTCCCGGAGACGCTATGAACGCTCTGACGATCGGAGCGGTCCATGACGACTCGCTCGGCGACTTGGAAATACCGGACACTGCTTGGGACATCACACACCGCGGGGCGCCGGCTCACTACACCGCGACAGGTCCCGGTGTTGATCGCTCTGTCAAACCCGACCTACACCATGCGGGAGGACGAGCTCTGTACGTCCGCCCGATTGTCCAGCCAGGCGTTACTGAAGTTTCACTGCAGCTGGCATCGACGGGGCAGACCGGACCCGGTCTTCAAGTTGCTACCCCTGGAAGGAATGGAGCAACAGACCACACCGACTTTACAATCGGTTCCAGCAACGCCACCGCTTTGGTCACCCGCGAAGCCAGCCGCTTGTTCGACGTGCTCGAAAGTAGAACCGCGAGCCCCGAGGATGCACCGCTTCCCGATGCCCAATATCACCCCTTGCTGGTTCGCGCGCTCCTTGCCCATGCAGGAAGCTGGGGCGATTGGGAAGCCCGTTTGGGGCGCGAACTTGGCCTTGACCGTCGGCAGCTCACAGCCATCCTTGGCTACGGCCGGCTTGACGTCTCCCGTCTAGGAGTCGCCGCGACCAACAGGGCCGTGCTCGTTGCGGGGGGCCATATCGCACGCGATGAGCGCCAGACCTACGAACTTCCTCTACCGCCATCTTTGAGCGCACGGGCAGAATGGCATCGGTTCACGATTACACTGGCATACATGGTCCCGACCGTAGGTCAGCTGACCAGATACCGGAGCGCGAAGGTCTACTTCGACACACCCGACACGAATCTTGCTGGAGGGGACCGCGTCCAGGGAAACCACATCATGACCAGGAAGGGAAGCCTTCAGCACGAAATCGTGCAAGGAACCCGGGCGATGGTGTTCGGGGAGGGGGACTCGTTCCCCATTCACGTCGAGTGCATGGACGACGCAGAGCGATTCGGAAGAGGCAAAGCTGTTCGCTATGCTCTGGTCGTCTCAGTGGAGACCGCGGACCGGACTTCGACTACAATCCATGACGAGGTCCGTGCGAGACTGCGTCAGCGTGCACGGACGGCAGTCCGTGGACGGGTCCAAGGGTGA
- a CDS encoding N-acyl-D-amino-acid deacylase family protein codes for MRFVMRGGTVVDSEGMRHADIAVQDGIVTEVGEVLPTPDDQILDCQGRYVLPGFIDVHSHADGFIEDEAVQRALLKQGVTTVIAGQDGVSYAPGSGAYASEYFAAINGDHPHYAGGGVAAYLKGVDGRSRLNFAYLVPGGTVRSEVCGRSSAPADESQRAQMAALVEEGLREGAVGLSTGLDYVPGIFATADEIAALCAPVAEADGIYVTHMRGGYEANSGAGVSEIVHIAEASGARVHISHFHADADVVDEQLRFLGSSGVDATFDAYPYTRGCTLLAMPLLPPQLSILPAETVVSVISDPLERVRLRQDWFPRVRNNASLGPQWPSMITLGHIAAPEFAWAHGLTLEAAAAQAGTDAIEFALDLLAASGLEVNAIMAVPHQRSVADLASIFSQDGHMGGSDGIFIGAHPHPRARGTFARYLREYVRETATWSWPQAVQHLSTGPAARFSLGQRGRIAAGWVADLVVVDPSTVTDTATYESPLGEAAGIDDVLVAGQPVLAGGRLVKSAPGKGLRRERTKN; via the coding sequence ATGCGTTTCGTGATGCGCGGCGGAACAGTCGTCGACAGCGAGGGCATGCGCCACGCCGACATCGCGGTCCAGGACGGCATCGTCACCGAGGTGGGTGAGGTCCTTCCCACGCCGGACGATCAGATCCTGGACTGCCAGGGACGTTACGTGCTGCCCGGATTCATCGATGTCCACTCACATGCCGACGGATTCATCGAAGACGAGGCTGTGCAGCGTGCGCTGCTGAAGCAGGGGGTGACGACGGTTATCGCCGGGCAGGACGGCGTGTCCTACGCGCCAGGAAGCGGCGCCTACGCAAGCGAGTATTTCGCCGCCATCAACGGCGACCATCCGCACTACGCCGGCGGCGGCGTGGCCGCGTACCTGAAGGGGGTCGACGGAAGGTCCCGGCTGAACTTCGCTTATCTTGTACCGGGGGGAACGGTGCGCTCCGAAGTGTGCGGGCGATCGAGCGCCCCTGCCGACGAGTCGCAGAGGGCACAAATGGCCGCCCTCGTGGAAGAGGGCCTGCGGGAGGGCGCCGTGGGCCTTTCCACCGGGTTGGACTACGTGCCCGGAATTTTCGCCACGGCCGACGAGATCGCTGCATTGTGCGCTCCGGTGGCGGAAGCCGACGGAATCTACGTCACCCATATGCGCGGCGGGTACGAGGCGAACTCCGGCGCCGGTGTTTCCGAGATCGTCCACATCGCTGAGGCCTCGGGAGCGCGGGTGCACATCTCCCACTTTCACGCTGACGCGGACGTCGTCGACGAACAACTGCGATTTCTCGGCAGCTCCGGCGTAGACGCAACCTTCGACGCTTACCCCTACACCCGTGGATGCACGCTGCTGGCCATGCCGTTGCTGCCACCGCAGCTTTCCATCCTGCCGGCGGAGACTGTCGTCAGTGTCATCAGCGATCCCCTTGAGCGGGTGCGTCTGCGTCAGGACTGGTTCCCCCGGGTCCGGAACAACGCCAGCCTCGGACCCCAGTGGCCGTCAATGATCACCCTCGGTCACATCGCCGCACCAGAATTTGCATGGGCCCACGGACTCACACTTGAGGCCGCCGCCGCGCAAGCCGGCACCGACGCCATCGAATTCGCCCTGGACCTGCTGGCCGCTTCCGGCCTCGAGGTCAACGCCATCATGGCCGTGCCGCACCAGCGATCCGTAGCCGATCTCGCCTCCATCTTTTCCCAGGACGGCCACATGGGAGGATCTGACGGCATCTTCATAGGAGCCCACCCGCACCCTCGCGCACGCGGCACCTTCGCCCGCTACCTGCGGGAATATGTACGGGAAACTGCCACCTGGTCCTGGCCGCAAGCGGTGCAACACCTGTCGACGGGACCGGCAGCCCGTTTCAGTCTTGGTCAACGCGGCAGGATTGCCGCGGGCTGGGTCGCCGATCTTGTCGTCGTCGACCCCAGCACAGTCACCGATACTGCCACCTACGAAAGCCCCCTTGGTGAAGCAGCAGGAATCGACGACGTGCTCGTGGCCGGCCAACCAGTGCTGGCCGGCGGCAGGCTCGTGAAGAGCGCACCAGGCAAGGGCCTCCGCCGCGAACGCACCAAGAACTAG